The region CGAGCGCGGCATCACCATCAAGCTCAACGCCGTGCGCATGCAGTACAAAGCGCGGAACGGCGAGGCTTTCGAGCTCAACCTCATAGACACGCCGGGCCACGTGGACTTCACCTATGAAGTCTCCCGCTCGCTCGCCGCGTGCGAGGGCGCGATCCTCGTCGTGGACGCGTCGCAGGGCGTGCAGGCGCAGACGATCTCCAACCTGTTCCTCGCGCTCGACGCGGGGCTCACGATCGTCCCCGTGCTCAACAAGATCGATCTTCCGAGCGCCGAGCCCGACCGGCGCCGCGCCGAGCTCGTCGAGCTGCTGGGCGTGGATCCGGACGACGTGCTGCAGGTGAGCGCCAAGGAAGGGATCGGCGTGCCGGAGCTGCTCGAGGAAGTCATCCGGCGAGTTCCCGCGCCGAAGGGCAGGCCGGCGGGACCGCTGCGCGCGCTGATCTTCGACTCGTACTACGACAAGTATCGCGGCGCGATCCCCAGCATCCGCGTGGTGGACGGCGAGGTGAAGCCGAAGATGCACATCGCGTTCGGCGCCGGCACCGAGACGTACGAGGTCGCGGAAGTCGGGTATTACCAGCTCCGCCAGGTGAAGGCGGACAGGCTCGGGCCCGGCGAGGTCGGCTACGTCGTGGCCAACGTGCGGCACGTGAAGGAGACGCGCGTCGGCGACACCGTGTTCGACGCCGAGCACCCTTCGACGCCGCTCCCCGGCTACAAGGAAGTCCGCTCGATGGTGTTCTCGGGGATGTACCCGACGGACACGCAGGCCTACGAGCAGCTTCGCGACGCGCTCGACAAGCTGCACCTCAACGACGGCTCGCTCTTCTTCGAGCCCGAGACGTCCACCGCGCTCGGCTTCGGCTTCCGCTGCGGCTTCCTCGGCCTGCTGCACATGGAGATCGTGAAGGAGCGGCTCGAGCGCGAGTTCGATCTCGACCTCATCTCCACCGTGCCGAACGTGGAGTACCACGTGTATCGCGGCGACGGGTCCATGTTGCTGCTGGAGAACCCCGCGCTGATGCCGCCGCTCTCGACCGTCGAGCGAATCGAGGAGCCGTACGTCAAGGCGCGCATCGTCGCGCCGGCGGAGTACATCGGGCCGATCATGACGCTCGGCACCGAGCGGCGCGGCATCTATGGGACGATGAGCTACATAGACCACGCCCGGGTCGAGTTCGACTGGGAATTCCCCCTGGCGGAGATCATCCTCGACTTCTACGACCGGCTGAA is a window of Gemmatimonadaceae bacterium DNA encoding:
- the lepA gene encoding translation elongation factor 4, with product MADSVQLDHIRNFCIVAHIDHGKSTLADRLIEATGTLGKRDMKAQVLDTLDLERERGITIKLNAVRMQYKARNGEAFELNLIDTPGHVDFTYEVSRSLAACEGAILVVDASQGVQAQTISNLFLALDAGLTIVPVLNKIDLPSAEPDRRRAELVELLGVDPDDVLQVSAKEGIGVPELLEEVIRRVPAPKGRPAGPLRALIFDSYYDKYRGAIPSIRVVDGEVKPKMHIAFGAGTETYEVAEVGYYQLRQVKADRLGPGEVGYVVANVRHVKETRVGDTVFDAEHPSTPLPGYKEVRSMVFSGMYPTDTQAYEQLRDALDKLHLNDGSLFFEPETSTALGFGFRCGFLGLLHMEIVKERLEREFDLDLISTVPNVEYHVYRGDGSMLLLENPALMPPLSTVERIEEPYVKARIVAPAEYIGPIMTLGTERRGIYGTMSYIDHARVEFDWEFPLAEIILDFYDRLKTISRGYASLDYDVLDYRASDLVKLDMLINGDPVDAFSVIIHRDKAYEWGKKIADKLKELIPQQLFLVVIQAAIGTKVIARTQVKALRKNVLAKCYGGDITRKRKLLEKQKEGKKRMKQVGSVEIPQEAFLAVLQVD